The following are encoded in a window of Salinibacter ruber DSM 13855 genomic DNA:
- the sucB gene encoding 2-oxoglutarate dehydrogenase, E2 component, dihydrolipoamide succinyltransferase, which yields MAQVDVEMPKMGESITEGTVIAWHKQPGDEVEQDEILLEIGTDKVDTEVPSPKGGVLTETLVEEGDTVEVGTIIATLDTDTAAAEVDADDEPPAEAPSDDEAAADEAKEAAPDADAEDEAEATPPETDSEEAASPAPSGDEVEVVMPKMGESITEGTVVAWYKDIGEAVAIDETILEIGTDKVDTEVPSPAEGVLTEKLVEEGETVEVGTVVALLASEAEAGSVEPPASDEPDTTQETAPEADEAELPSTPPSGDGAVPDADEPQRAPEETITRRGDDGRFYSPLVRSIAKEEGLRMSELESLEGSGRGGRVTKEDVLAYLDEREEAPAAPASAPERPPRPGRSDEAPPARGDYTVDEGPSDEELRQQYGDRIEVQPMDRMRKMTAEHMVRSKATSAHVTSFAEADVTGLVQLREANKEAFREREGVKLTYTPFFVKAAVEALREHPLLNASVEGDKIVIKHDFHVGIAVAIGNKGLLAPVIRNAGDYNVSGLARKAANVAERARNKELQPDELQGGTFTVTNIGSLGSLMGTPIINQPQVGILATGAIQKRPVVVENDGLGDAISVRHMMYLSLSYDHRIIDGAMGSSFLQRVVTELESFSADADLF from the coding sequence ATGGCACAAGTTGACGTTGAAATGCCCAAGATGGGCGAGAGCATTACCGAAGGCACCGTCATTGCCTGGCACAAGCAGCCCGGCGACGAGGTGGAGCAGGACGAGATTCTGCTCGAAATCGGGACCGACAAGGTCGATACGGAAGTGCCCTCCCCCAAGGGCGGCGTGCTCACGGAGACGCTCGTCGAGGAGGGCGACACGGTGGAGGTGGGAACCATCATCGCAACGCTAGACACCGACACAGCAGCCGCGGAGGTGGACGCCGACGACGAGCCCCCCGCCGAGGCGCCGTCCGACGACGAAGCGGCCGCGGACGAGGCGAAAGAGGCCGCTCCGGACGCGGACGCCGAGGATGAGGCGGAGGCGACGCCCCCAGAGACGGATTCAGAAGAAGCTGCGTCTCCGGCCCCCTCCGGCGACGAGGTGGAGGTCGTGATGCCCAAGATGGGCGAGAGCATTACCGAGGGCACCGTCGTCGCCTGGTACAAGGACATCGGCGAGGCGGTCGCCATCGACGAGACCATTCTGGAGATTGGCACCGACAAGGTGGACACGGAGGTGCCCTCCCCCGCCGAGGGCGTGCTTACCGAGAAGCTCGTCGAGGAGGGCGAAACCGTCGAGGTCGGCACGGTCGTGGCCCTCTTGGCCTCGGAGGCGGAGGCCGGATCGGTGGAGCCCCCCGCGTCCGACGAGCCCGACACCACGCAGGAGACGGCCCCCGAGGCCGACGAGGCGGAGCTGCCCTCCACGCCCCCCTCCGGCGACGGGGCGGTGCCCGACGCCGACGAGCCGCAGCGCGCCCCCGAGGAGACGATTACGCGCCGCGGCGACGACGGGCGCTTCTACTCGCCCCTCGTGCGCTCGATCGCGAAGGAGGAAGGGCTTCGCATGAGCGAGCTGGAGTCGCTTGAGGGCTCCGGCCGGGGCGGTCGCGTGACGAAGGAGGACGTGCTCGCCTACCTCGACGAACGCGAGGAGGCCCCCGCGGCCCCTGCATCCGCCCCCGAGCGGCCGCCGCGCCCCGGTCGTTCGGACGAGGCCCCCCCCGCCCGCGGCGACTACACGGTCGACGAGGGCCCGAGCGACGAGGAGCTGCGCCAGCAGTACGGCGACCGCATCGAGGTGCAGCCCATGGACCGGATGCGCAAGATGACCGCCGAGCACATGGTGCGGTCGAAAGCCACGTCCGCTCACGTCACCTCCTTCGCCGAGGCCGACGTGACGGGCCTGGTTCAGCTCCGGGAGGCCAACAAGGAGGCCTTTCGGGAGCGCGAGGGCGTGAAGCTGACGTACACGCCCTTCTTCGTGAAGGCCGCGGTGGAGGCGCTCCGCGAACATCCCCTGCTCAACGCGAGCGTGGAGGGCGACAAGATTGTCATCAAGCACGACTTCCACGTCGGCATCGCCGTGGCCATCGGCAACAAGGGCCTCCTCGCCCCGGTCATTCGCAACGCGGGGGACTACAACGTGTCGGGGCTGGCCCGCAAGGCGGCGAACGTGGCCGAACGGGCCCGCAACAAGGAGCTCCAGCCCGATGAGCTGCAGGGCGGCACCTTCACGGTCACCAACATCGGCTCGCTCGGCTCCCTGATGGGCACGCCCATCATCAACCAGCCGCAAGTGGGCATCCTCGCCACCGGGGCCATT